Part of the Veillonellaceae bacterium genome is shown below.
TGGGATGGAAATCTTCGAGAAACTCATTGGTTAAGCACCTTAAATCACTTTTTAGAACGTCCTGCAGAATAGAAATATCATGGACAACGGCTTTGAATAGACTCTCGCCTATTGCGCCGCCAGTTGTTTCTACGGTAGTGCTGAAAATATTTTCGTCGTTTAAAATTAAATACATAAGATAGCTTTTTAATGCATTGCCCTGCAGTTGTAGCTGCTCGGCCTTGGTAAGCAGTTCGTGGGTTATTTGGTAACTTATAGACGGAGCATCATTTACAGCTGAGTCTAGCAGCCTATTAAGGATGGTATCGTTTAAGATATTCCGAAAAATGATTAATTTATTAAGTTCAGTCAGGTTTGACATAGCGGACCTCCAAGAAATTTGGGGTTAAGATTCAATAAACTGATCTATAGGAGCACCGGGAGCCACCATCGGATCTACCCGCAATTCAGGATCGATATTAACAATAATAACGGCTGGTGAATTCAAGCTCATAGCCCAGTCAAAGGCTGATACAAATTCATCGGCAGTTGTTACATTCTTGGCTTCAATACCGCACGATGCAGCGAAACCTACAAAATCGAAGTTTTGCGGTAGGATGGTGCTGGAGTAACGTCGGTTAAAGAATAAATGCTGCCATTGACGGACCATACCTAGAGAACTGTTATTTACGATTACGGTAATTACTGGGAGTTGCTGATGAGCAATTGTATAAAGTTCCATACCCGTCATTTTAAAGCCGCCGTCACCTGCTATTAAAACTACTCGCTTATCAGGATTTGCCGCTTGTGCGCCCATAGCAGCCGGTACGCCGAAGCCCATTGTACCAAGACCTCCTGAAGTAAGCCATGACCGGTGGCCGGTAATATGCAGATGCTGAGCTGCCCACATCTGATGCTGCCCGACATCGGTAACCCAAATAACGGGAGTTCTTACGCTTGACATATGACGAGCAATCCAAGGTACGTTGAGGCTGCTTTGTTCGTATTTAAAGCTATATTGCTGCTGCCAGGCGCGAATCTTAGTCCACCACTCGTTAAGATCTTGTGCCGGCCGCGTATCTAAAGTCTTGGCCAGTCTTTCCAGTGAGTTACGAAGTTCGCTAATCAGCATGATATTGGCAGTAATATTCTTATCAATTTCGGATGCGTCAATATCGAATTGGATAACCGTTTTACCCGATACATAACTATTGGTATCACCCGTAACCCGATCACTAAAACGTGTTCCGACAGCCACTACAAGGTCAGCATTGTGAATAGCGTAATTTGCAGCCCGTTGACCGTGCATGCCGGTAAGACCAAGAAAATTTCGGTTATTATGATCTATTGCTCCTAGGCCCATCAGGGTACTGGCGACAGGTATATTTTGACTTTGGATAAAATCCAGCAATTCTTTACAGGCATTTCCGGCAATAACACCACCGCCAATTACCATAATTGGCCTCCGGGCTTTTGTCAGTGCAGCGGCAGCGGTTTTTAAGGCATCATCATGCTCGGGGTGGTAGTCGGCGTTAAGCTGAACAGCAGGTCGCTTAAGCGAGGTTACCTCTGTTTCACCAAGTAATATATCGCGCGGTACGTCGATCAAGACGGGACCGGGCCGCCCGCTGGCGGCAATTGCGAAGGCTAGATGAATAGTTTCGGCTAATTCTTCGATGTTCTTAACCAAAAAGTTATGTTTAGTAACCGGCATGGTAATTCCTGTAATGTCAACCTCTTGAAAGGAATCGCGACCGAGGAGATGCGTCGAGACTTGGCCG
Proteins encoded:
- the ilvB gene encoding biosynthetic-type acetolactate synthase large subunit; the protein is MSGSTIIVKCLLEQGVDTVFGYPGGAIMPLYDALYDAPIRHILTVHEQGAAHAADGYARSSGKVGVCISTSGPGATNLVTGLATAFMDSSPVVAITGQVSTHLLGRDSFQEVDITGITMPVTKHNFLVKNIEELAETIHLAFAIAASGRPGPVLIDVPRDILLGETEVTSLKRPAVQLNADYHPEHDDALKTAAAALTKARRPIMVIGGGVIAGNACKELLDFIQSQNIPVASTLMGLGAIDHNNRNFLGLTGMHGQRAANYAIHNADLVVAVGTRFSDRVTGDTNSYVSGKTVIQFDIDASEIDKNITANIMLISELRNSLERLAKTLDTRPAQDLNEWWTKIRAWQQQYSFKYEQSSLNVPWIARHMSSVRTPVIWVTDVGQHQMWAAQHLHITGHRSWLTSGGLGTMGFGVPAAMGAQAANPDKRVVLIAGDGGFKMTGMELYTIAHQQLPVITVIVNNSSLGMVRQWQHLFFNRRYSSTILPQNFDFVGFAASCGIEAKNVTTADEFVSAFDWAMSLNSPAVIIVNIDPELRVDPMVAPGAPIDQFIES